The following nucleotide sequence is from Mangifera indica cultivar Alphonso chromosome 1, CATAS_Mindica_2.1, whole genome shotgun sequence.
CAGTTTTCTGTTATCATAAAATCACTTTTCATAATATCTCtaattaagattgaaaaaacaattaacTTACACCAAATCAAGGGCACAAGATCCCTCATTTTTCATAACtatatgattataatattaaactaCGTAATTACTCATATAACTTTGacttttttatcatataaataaaagattatacaaAGGCTTGGAGGTGACATTTTGAACATTATTGTTATACTATCAAATTGTAAACtcaaatacttaattatataattatggaTGTAAACTTTTGTGGTAAGTCAAACCACTTTAAAAGCAACACTTTGTTCATTATAATCTGACAATTAACTACTGCTCTAAATCATCTTGCACTAGTTTTGCACTCAATATCCAATGTGCTTCTCATTGGTGTGATTTTCACCATcaacaatttgatgatttaatgAAAGCCTTAGTaaaactcttttattttctagtaaTTACATCATTTTTTGTCAACTTTGTACAAAACCTTTTTTTCCAATGGTATGTGAAAGAAGAACTAAAAACACTTTGGGTGATTAGGTTATTGAAGAACACAATCTCATACATAATGTCACTCCCTCTATAGGACCATGTAATCTTGTCAACGAAATTCAACTTGCCTCGACAATTGGAGATCACCTAGTAGCACCTAACGAATAAGTGTAACTGAAGGATGCCATTAATAATGTTATCACCACTCTTATCCAACAATTGGCTTATGTTGAACAACTGCATTAACTCGGTCTCATTATGATCAAGAGTTTTCATGAGCTCTCAAGCCTTTTGCATGACCATTCCAAGTCTCTGTTAGCAAATAAAGCAACAAGGTTCCCTTGGACAAAAGATTTTGTCCCCTCTTCAATGAGCTCTCAAGGCCTTCTCATGTCATCTTTAGGGAGCCATTAGAGGAGATTGGTGTATGAATGATCAAGATCTATGATGGCTAAATACAAAAGGGGCCTTCATTTATTGTCAATCTTTTGTCATAAACGACTTGTTAGGTCACAAGTGTGTAATACGAACGCATAACAATTCGAGAGGTTTATAACCCTTGTTACAACAACAACctgaatataaagttttttcaaCATGAATAGGCATACTCCATTTATTGACCAATATGATTTTCAAGCCACTACTGAAGACCTCACACTAGTGTTTAATGATTGGATTAACaaccattttataaatttttctgAAAGTGACCCACACTCTTATCCTCAGTCGAAGGTTTATGTTCATTGACACATGACCAATGCAATTCTATACTTTGCTTAAGAACAACATCCAAAATTTAGTTTCCTTCCTACCTCTAATGTTGAAAATTGATGGTAAATTGATTACTATTAGCCttggtgacaacaataaaaataaagtttagagATGCCTACTCCTTAAAAAATACCCCATCAATACATACCACTAGACATATGTTACCCTAAAACTCTCATATAGAACAACCCATTAGCATGAGAATTGTGTACTTAAATTGTATCCCATCATCcattttgatatatgtgaaaCTTTTGAGGTTATGGAGCTCTAAATTATAGTAACTAGTACTTAAGTAATACTATAAACGACTATCCTTAAACATACCTCCCAATGCCCAAATTGCCTAGGTTTTTAGTTGCCATGCCTACGTATAGGATTTACTAATGTTCTACCTTTCTGCAAAATCGGTCATGATTTCTTTTAGCATATATACTTGATCAACTATAATAAACATTAATCTTTAATATTTGTCCTAATGCACATATGTTTACTTGTCTATGATGCgaaatggtttgatttatatGTATGCTAAGTGTCTatatgacaaaattaaaaataatcacaaCCCTCCAACCTTATCGTTTTTTGCATGCTTTCCATATAGTTTATAAAGATATTTAATGTTGTatatttgttttgtaaataaaaaaatttttagttgatACATATTCTCTTACCTTTAGACAACTTTTATTAATCTCCCAACTTTATATTTAATCTCCtctttttgtgtttaattttaactttttgacTATATTCAcagataaatgatataatagTTACAAATGGTAACAAAGAAGTGCAGGAAGAAGATTTTAATCCTTGTCCCCATCTTCATACAGAATATCAATCCTCGTCCCTATTAcaggaataaaaaaatttttttttctcttattcgAAAAGAAAAATTCTCTCATAATACTCTCTAaatacattataaatatattaaataacaaaattaactaaaattaaaacaaatctattatttcaaatataaaaaatataatatattaattattttaatatacataataaaattataaataagtttgaaaaatataaaaaaattaaaattataaagatatattaatattttaagtaaatatattaatataaaaatacgaaaataaaaataagaataagataaaataagtgAGGGGAGACAAATGtatccatattttttattatagagatattttttatcttatacaCTCTtcggaaaaaaatattttaattaattttccatttcAATATCAATGATAACGGAAAAGagatattgttattattaattgtaaaaatgttaaaaattaatccCAATGAGAGAAAAGCAATTCTCTCACTGTCATCTCCATCTCCTAAAAAATCTTTGACAAGTCGGGGAGTGCAATGTGACTTGTCGTAAAGTCGTCCTCTTCTCTCAGAAACTGCAGTGACAAATGATAATAAATCTGAATTTTAAATTGCGCTGTCGGTTCACTCTCCATCTCCATGGGCATCAAGATCTTCTTCCGCAAtgaatcaattaatataatactaattacaattgcaaattataataaaaaaagttctAAACTTGAAGATAAGAAAAGAGCGAGAGTGGccctaatattaaaaataaaaatttgtgttATTCAGAGATTATTTAGGCATGAGCCATGTTGTTGCTTCTCTCTGGAATGCTATTTCCAAGGCAGAGACCGAAAGACTGcaggtttatttttatttatatatatataaaaatatatacactgcTAATCTTCcatcaacttttattttttttattataataataattaattagttaggGTTCTCTTTTTAATCTCAACTGTCTTGTCTGACCGTCTGTTTCTCAAGTACCCTAAGCTTCTCCCACTGCCCATGAACAACCTTTGCAGTGTTTCATGTCAGAATAATAATCTCTCTTAATATTCCTGTTTCTCCACTCTCTCTCGCTAAGAACATACAGAAGCTCCGGTAAAAAGCTTTTTCCAAAATTTCCTTTCACAGTTAACATTCATATACCCATTCATTAAACCAAAACCAACAAAACTACATAATATttgattctctctctttttctctcctcATGGATTTGCATCTAAAGCAATGGAGAGACCACCGGCATGAGTcagaacaacaacaacaacaaccacCTTCAGCAAAGATTCCAAAACTCTTTCTTGATTTACCCCATGAACCTGATCAGCAACATCAACAAGACCCATCAGCTCTTCCTTTGTTTGCACCTGAACCCACCAGTAAAGTCAGCAACTTGTCAGCATTTTCAGATTCAACCACCAGATTTCCCAGtatgatttttatttctattttcatttcGTTCTGTTCCAGTACAAATAATTCTTATTTGCTTGAACTTGGTGTAAATgagatattttgtttttggatgTCAGAGATGGGAAGTTACTTTAGCTTGACTCAGTGGCAGGAGCTTGAGTTGCAGGCTTTGATCTACAGATACATGTTAGCTGGTGCTGCTGTTCCTCCTGAACTTCTCCACCCAATCAAGAAAAGCCTTCTTCATTCTCCTTATTTTCTCCATGACCCTCTTCAACATCATTATCCTCAGTATTATCCAGCTGCTTGTGAGTTTCTCATTTTTCGACAtctcatttcattttcatcatttaactatttattaatGACTACAATATTCTCAAGATTCACATGTCATGTGTCATCAGTGTTGCAATCAGGGTACTGGGGAAGAGGCGCGATGGATCCAGAGCCGGGGCGGTGCCGGAGGACAGATGGAAAGAAATGGAGGTGCTCAAGGGACGTGGTGACTGGCCATAAGTATTGCGAGCGCCACATGCACCGCGGCCGTAATCGTTCAAGAAAGCCTGTGGAAATCCCCAcacccaccaccaccaccattaaTACAGTTGGTGTTGCTGGTGCAGTTGGGACTCTCAAAACCACCACCGCTACCTCCAACGCAACGCTTGCTTCTTCACCACTAGGCGTGGTGGCCAATGGGCCTGATTTTGGTCTTTCAGGACCTTCGTCTTCTGTTGAACTTCTTCATTTCAATCAAAGGTAAATCTTGAATATATAATCCATTTTAAAACCGATTTTTAgtctttgaaaatataatactaAATGGTAGTGTAGATTAAAAAGAGTTATCctatttgcataatttttaatGCACAAATAATTAcgtattattaaataaatttatagttaaaaaataaagataaaatatacacataaaatttttaatataatattattgaattaaaaatatgaaagggtTATAACTTAAAATCGGAAGGGGTATCTTAgattttaaacaatattttcaaataatgaatCAATGGGAATTTGTTGGGAAAATTTAGCTTTGATTTATATGTAACTTTGATGTTAGAAAAGAATGTATGTGGTTGGTTTTGAATGGATCTTTTCATTGAGAAAACTTATAGACTGACGGATTCTTGGTAGGACCCAAGAGAACATGTCTAATATCTGAGGAAGAATTTTTGCTCAAGAATTTTAAACCAACCCCATCCACTTCTTTTAGGAACATATGATGGTTAgctcttctttattttcttcctcaagataatatttttgcTCTTTTGTCCCTTGTAGTTCCAAAcctgataataataatagatcGGCTGGCCACATTTTAAGGCATTTTTTTGATGACTGGCCGAGATCACTTGAAGAACCCAACAATGCTGCAAGCAATGCCAGCACTCGCCTCTCCATTTCAATGCCCGGAAATTCATCATCGGATGTCTCCTTGAAACTGTCTACTGGCGATGGAGAAGCAACAGGTCACCAAGGCAGTGAAAGAGAGGAATCCCATCTTAATTGGGCCACCGGATGGGCCACAAATCAGATGGCTTCAATGGGAGGCCCACTGGCGGAGGCACTGCAATCTTCCGCATCTAATTCTTCACCGACAAGCGTTCTTCATAAGTTGCCCCAGAGCTCTACTTCTGAATCTAGTTTCGTTACCAcctgaatttaatttttttgaaactaaAATAATCTAGTTTGCATTTTCTTTTGGCTTTTCTTTCTGTTGCTTACACTTTGATGATGATTGCttcatgtataaataaatagtgTGTGCACGGGTGATGTTTGATTGcc
It contains:
- the LOC123215986 gene encoding growth-regulating factor 3 isoform X2 gives rise to the protein MDLHLKQWRDHRHESEQQQQQPPSAKIPKLFLDLPHEPDQQHQQDPSALPLFAPEPTSKVSNLSAFSDSTTRFPKMGSYFSLTQWQELELQALIYRYMLAGAAVPPELLHPIKKSLLHSPYFLHDPLQHHYPQYYPAAWYWGRGAMDPEPGRCRRTDGKKWRCSRDVVTGHKYCERHMHRGRNRSRKPVEIPTPTTTTINTVGVAGAVGTLKTTTATSNATLASSPLGVVANGPDFGLSGPSSSVELLHFNQSSKPDNNNRSAGHILRHFFDDWPRSLEEPNNAASNASTRLSISMPGNSSSDVSLKLSTGDGEATGHQGSEREESHLNWATGWATNQMASMGGPLAEALQSSASNSSPTSVLHKLPQSSTSESSFVTT
- the LOC123215986 gene encoding growth-regulating factor 3 isoform X1, which encodes MDLHLKQWRDHRHESEQQQQQPPSAKIPKLFLDLPHEPDQQHQQDPSALPLFAPEPTSKVSNLSAFSDSTTRFPKMGSYFSLTQWQELELQALIYRYMLAGAAVPPELLHPIKKSLLHSPYFLHDPLQHHYPQYYPAALLQSGYWGRGAMDPEPGRCRRTDGKKWRCSRDVVTGHKYCERHMHRGRNRSRKPVEIPTPTTTTINTVGVAGAVGTLKTTTATSNATLASSPLGVVANGPDFGLSGPSSSVELLHFNQSSKPDNNNRSAGHILRHFFDDWPRSLEEPNNAASNASTRLSISMPGNSSSDVSLKLSTGDGEATGHQGSEREESHLNWATGWATNQMASMGGPLAEALQSSASNSSPTSVLHKLPQSSTSESSFVTT